Sequence from the Aspergillus nidulans FGSC A4 chromosome III genome:
CGTTATCTGTCTTGCCGGCAGACATGCCATCGACATACAGCAAACGCAGGTCTTTGGCGGCAGCAAATGTGTGGAGGAATCCATCTGCTGCCTGGGCCGGCTGAGGCTGGCCAATGACCCGCTGCGAGTCAAGCTGCATTGGAGGAGGTCCCGGCCGCCGGCCGGGACCTCTAAGGCTCCCATCTTCCGGCGGAGGATTATGAGGCATCGGGTGAGTGAACACCAGAGCGTGCTCGGCCTCGAAAGCCAGCCATTCGGGGCCTTGAACTGGGTCGGACCGCCAGTCACCGTGGTAGAGCTGTGTTCCTTCAGGGACCGTTGCTAGGAAGAAGGACATGCCGTTGTGGTTCAAGGAGGAACCCCATTGCCGCATAGAGGAGTGGATGGCGTTAAAGATGTGGTTGGCATTCGGAGGGAATGAAGACGAGacggtggtggtgatgagTGTTGCAAGGCAAAGCAGCCCTgatgggctggatggaaagagaggTGGCATTGTCAACAGTTGTTATCAGATAAGATCGAGGACGATCTCTAAGAGTAGGCGACGACGGCTTCATATAGGCCAGAGCGGGACACATGCCGCGTCATCGGCGGTTCTGAGCTAGTGTAGTGCAATTTACGGAGTACGCAATGCTGAACAGCTCTATCAACAGTATAAAAACATCTCGTAGACGCCTGTGTCCCCAGTGAGGATATATATTATGCTATCGTGGCCAAGGTGATATCGCTGATCAGCAAAAATTTAAAGGCAAGCAACCGATCGACTTTACTCCCCACACCATGACTACCTAAGCATCATGCTACCGAAATGGCCCGTAAATGCTTGCAGCATCACACCAAGCTCATGGGCAAAACCTAGACCTCTGCCGCGCAGGCCGAGAATGAGAAAATTGATTTTTGAGTGTCGGTAATAGATATTGAAGTGATGGAAGATATAGATCGTGGGGTTATATGAGGTGGAACGTCTTGATTAGCCGCCCTATAGAGTATCCCGCGCCAAGAAACGGACGCCTTTGGCGTCGAGGCACGAGCTTTTATATCGACGACTCTCTGGACCTTTTTTCGCTGTAAGTATGATCTGCCCAAATCATTGCTCATGCTAATGTCCTACCAGGTGCGGGCTAGACGTTACGGGGGGCTCAGTTTCTCCACATCGCCGTAACATATCTGTAAACATACATTTAATCTACTCTATGTATACAATTGTGTATATATAATCAATACACGTATATGTATATGTATATGGGTATGTTTTATATTTACCTATGTGCGCAAGAGTATATCTCCGCTGAGCATCGAGAACACTTCGTTTCCTTACATGCGCCCGTCGAGCTCCCTTCAATGGCAACCGGCCGGGGAATGAGGTCCTGTCCGGCAGCATCGACAATAGCCTCGTACCAGATGCGCGCCATCTTTTCGTATCCCCGGTCATTGGGATGCGTGCTATCGACCCTGCCGTCGATCATATAGTCTTCCGGATACTTTATGTCGGAGTCCTCTGAATTCATCTCCGCGAGGATAATCGAAACGCCTTCCTTGCGCATCGCCTGAACTAGATCGCGGTACTGGTTGTTCACAAGCGGGACGTTCTTTGCGGTCCTGCGTTGTCCTGATGGTAGTAAGGTAGACAGGACGATCAGCGGTCCAGTGTCGGTGTCTCCTGCGTGCAGGAACCCCTCGATCAAAGACCTCATCCGGTCTCCAGCAGTGgagatgtggttgttgaggcggCAGTCGTTGGTCCCGGCATTGATCAGAACGACGTTGGGCTTGTAGCGGTAAGAGTGTACAGATGCGGCTTTCACCTTGTTGATCGTATCTCCTGGGTGCGCCTCAAGGTCCTAGTGAGATGCAACAGGTCAGCGGGCAGATCCAGATGGAATAACTGCAGTAGCAGTAGAACCGGGAGGAAGCTACGTTGTCTTCCATCTCACCGTGGTGTTTGCTCCCGACCATGTCGACCTCCCACCCAGCCTGTCTCAGCTGATCCCGGAGGAAGCCTCTGTACCCATTTCCCGTAAGCGAGTTCTTGCCCCAAGTAATTGATGCTCCCAGGGGGAGAATCTGCAGGGGAACGCGGACGCTAGAATCGACCATCGGTGGAGAGGGAACGGGGAGAACAGCTCTCCCTGAGACGGTCTGAATAGGAGTAACGAAAACAAAGAGCCATGCCGGTGTAAGTATCATGGTGGCGACTATGGCCTCAGGTTTTGGGACATTGAAACAGAGAAACTCCATCGATGCTCGTCCTATTTATACCATAGATCATAGTCAACGACTCTATAACCAGCACGGGCATTTGATCCTCTCAAGCCCCGTTAATTCTAACCTGTCTTGTATCTTTCTCCAATTGTGCGCCCACGAATGCCGCAACCACGTTGAACAAGTTGTAATACAGTGCGACAGCGTTGGTCCCTTGTGATCATTGAGGAGAACGGCATGGACAGGTGCCTAGGCTAACTGCATTGAATAGGTGACTGTGTTTCAAAATAGTGTCATAAGGTAAAATTGGAAAGTCGATAGTGATTACGGTCGGTATACCTACTGACTGCTTATGACCAAGTAACTACCACTTAATACGCGAATAGAGACGTTACTTGTTGATGGCTCAGCGCAGGAACAGGCCCAAGTCGCCAATTAAATGTAAGAATGGATGGAACAACTATACTATTTTTTATAGTCTGGCTTATATATCCTCTCTAGAATTAGTATGTCGTTTGGAAGAAGAATCTAAGTAGAATCTAAACAGAATGAACAATTCTGAATGCATAATTCTGATGCACTGCAAGAGGTCTCCATTGTTTATTTTATAGTGTGAGGAGCTTAGAAACCCCACACCATATTCCCCTCACTATCCGCACGCACCCTGACATGACCTAACCGACCTCCTCACCACCTCATATTCGTTCCAGCTCAGAGTACCACTTCTACGCCAATCCGACTGCCCAGAATGCGCCACCTGCTCCTAACCCTTGACGCATTCAataccctcttccacccTCGCCTCCCAATCCCAACGCAATACGCCCACTCCGCCTCAGCATTCAACATCCGCATATCCCCCTCTGCACTACAACCCGCGTTCGGCGCCTCCTATAAAGCCCTTTCTGCCTCGCATCCAAACTACGGGCGTGAGCTCGCCCTGCGCGGGGACTATGCTGGGCCGCGACAGTGGTGGGAAGATGTGATACGCGGATGTTTTGAGCGGGCGCTTGCGGCGAACCCGACTGCAAATTCAGCAAGAGGGAATAGAGTTCCTGATGGGTTGATCCAGGACCTTCTCGAGCGCTTTGCGAGTGCAAGGGGGTATAAACTGTATGATGACGTGGTACCTTTTCTGAAGGAAGTGAGGGCACAACGAATGAAAACGAGTCAAGGCGGAGGGAGGAAGGTGATTATTGGAGTGGTCTCCAACTCGGACGATCGGATTTCTTCTGTGCTGGAGTCGCTGGGTGTCTCTGTGCGAGAGACGCGCGCaggggaggagaagaccAGATCCGGTGGTGACTTACCCGGgttcgaggaggagagggagaaggagaagacagCGAATCTGCCGCAGGATCAGAAACAGAAAGATATTGACTTCGTCCTTACTAGCTACCAGGTCGGTGCTGAGAAGCCGGATCCCTTGATTTGGAACGTAGCAACTCGTACGGCGCTACAGTTGACTGGTGAATCTGATGCAGCAAAcgacgaagctggaggctgggaaCGGATCCATATCGGCGACGACTACGGCAAGGACTATCGTGGAGCTGTAGACGCGGGCTGGGGAGCGTACTATCTTGCGCGGGAGGCTGAAGCAGCTGCGCAAGCGCCAGAAGGCACAAAGGTGATCACGTCGTTGTTGGATCTCTTGCCGAAGTTGAGTGCGGGCGCCTTTTAATGATAGGCATAGTTGTATAACCTTAACCAATAATGTGTAGTATACCAATCAACTCACAACATGCAGTAAGTATATCAGGATATGTATGTACGCCCGCAGTCCGTTCCGAGCCCATGCTATCCAAT
This genomic interval carries:
- a CDS encoding SGNH/GDSL hydrolase family protein (transcript_id=CADANIAT00005864), which encodes MILTPAWLFVFVTPIQTVSGRAVLPVPSPPMVDSSVRVPLQILPLGASITWGKNSLTGNGYRGFLRDQLRQAGWEVDMVGSKHHGEMEDNDLEAHPGDTINKVKAASVHSYRYKPNVVLINAGTNDCRLNNHISTAGDRMRSLIEGFLHAGDTDTGPLIVLSTLLPSGQRRTAKNVPLVNNQYRDLVQAMRKEGVSIILAEMNSEDSDIKYPEDYMIDGRVDSTHPNDRGYEKMARIWYEAIVDAAGQDLIPRPICYGDVEKLSPP
- a CDS encoding uncharacterized protein (transcript_id=CADANIAT00005865), whose protein sequence is MRHLLLTLDAFNTLFHPRLPIPTQYAHSASAFNIRISPSALQPAFGASYKALSASHPNYGRELALRGDYAGPRQWWEDVIRGCFERALAANPTANSARGNRVPDGLIQDLLERFASARGYKLYDDVVPFLKEVRAQRMKTSQGGGRKVIIGVVSNSDDRISSVLESLGVSVRETRAGEEKTRSGGDLPGFEEEREKEKTANLPQDQKQKDIDFVLTSYQVGAEKPDPLIWNVATRTALQLTGESDAANDEAGGWERIHIGDDYGKDYRGAVDAGWGAYYLAREAEAAAQAPEGTKVITSLLDLLPNIPINSQHASVPSPCYPITPAN